From the Oryctolagus cuniculus chromosome 17, mOryCun1.1, whole genome shotgun sequence genome, the window CGGCCTTGGAGCTGCATTGCGGAGCGCGGGGGAGAGGCCCGAGAGGGTGGGAGCGGGCCGGCGTGCGCCGCTGGGAAGGGCCGGCGACCACCCCGCCGCAATGCGGTGCGGGACCCGCCCTAGGAGCGCTGGGCTCGCGCGCCCGACCCCACCTGCCTCCGAGTCCAGCACTCACAGTAGCCCCAGCCCTGGACTCCCGAGACGGCGGCGGCGAGGACACAGAGGAGCCCGAGATGCATGCTGCAGGGCTGGCGGTCCCCGGCGGCGGCTCCCGAGCCCCGCTCCGCTCCGCTCCGGCTCGTGGGGTTCGCGTGCTCTCCTCCTCCGCcgcctctcccaccctccctctctcccctgcccccccacctctctctctcttcccggTTCtccgctctcctctcctctcctttccaccctctctcctctcacctcccccttccccagcctccctctccccgcGCGCGCGTCCTCCCGGACCCCGCGCGAGCGCGCGCCTCAGCCCCGCGGCGAGAGGGCGGGGGTGGCGAGcgcccgctgccgccgccgccaccgccgccgccgcgccgccgccggcaAACACCCCACGCAACGCCAGGCTGTGGGGACCCTGAAGCAGCCCAGGaaaggggggaggcagggagaagctTGGAGCTGGGCAAAGGATCTGTCAAAGAATCCGCGGATGAGCGCTCCTAGCGCTGTGGAGTCAGCATGTCGCCCTACTCCGCTCTGCAGAGAAACCTGGGGGCAGCTCCCGCCACTgcggcttctggggagtgaaccagcggatggaagagcgcgcgtgctctctctctaactctgcctttcaaataaatagagaactCTGAAAAAACAacctgaggttcagagaggttaaaaaaaaaacaaccttaagATCGCACAGCTAGCTAGCAAATGACAGCTTTTAAAAGATACTATCTCTTCTTCGACTGAAGAGAAAATCTCTCAGGGGCAGTAGAATAGGAAAGTGAGCCCACAGACCCGAATGCTCGCCTCCCTCTtagcccctctccccgccccttccTTCCTGTCCCACTGGTTATTTAACTTCTAGCCCCTGCAACTCTACCTCAGAAACCTTGTAGCCAGAGATGGGGACGGAGCCCACAGAGCAGGTGggagtggggacagggagggggagaagggtgACTCCgagggcaggggggagggagggatggggttCCCCACCTGGCCACAGGTCTCCGCCATCCCGAGACCTGGGCGGGATGCCACCCtccagatggctggggctggtggggcAGGGCGGGAGGCTGGGGGAAGTGCGGTTGAACTCACACTGAGCCCCAGCCCCGAGACCCCCGAGGCTTGAGGGGCTCAGTGTGTCTGTTTTGGAGGTAGAAGcaggctgggaaggaggaagggaaaggagacagaaagcCGGTCTACACCAGGCTGCCAAGTTCAGGGTCCAAGTCCGAGGCAGAACCTGCATCCGGGCGTCTGTCCAGGAGAGGgcgctgcagagagagagagagagagagagagagagagagagagagagcgcgcgagcgcGCGGCCCGGCACTTCAGGATTTATTAATAATGCAAACGGTCAGCCTACGGGAGCACAGATGCCTCCCATCCCTTATCTTCCATATTTCACAGTCCACGCAGCAAGCGTTTCCAGGTAGACTGGCCGGTCAGCACTTCTCATGGGGACATCACGCATTAGGTAGCGGAGGTTCAGAAAGGAGCTCAGGGTCACCCAGGAGGccgaaagcagaggcaggaatgCAAGACCTGCTGAGGTGTACTGAGAAGAGTAGTGAGTTTACGTGTTCTCCCGGGACTCGGCTGCACCTGGCCCCGCGGGAGCCCCGGGCGCGGCAGGCACGTGTAGGGGGAGGAGATGTGTGGGAAGAGGTCTCATAGGGCCTCTCCTCTCATTTTGACCGCCCCCAGGCTTCCTGGGGCCCCTACTCGGGAGAGGAGGAGGACGCGTACTCCGCCGAGCCACTGCCGGAACTCTGCTACAAGGCCGATGTCCAGGCCTTCAGCCGAGCCTTCCAGCCCAGCGTCTCCCTGACCGTGGCTGCGCTGGGTCTGGCTGGCAACGGCCTGGTCCTGGCCACCCACCTGGCGGCCCGACGGACCGCCCGCTCGCCCACCTCCgcccacctgctgcagctggCCCTGGCCGACCTCCTGCTGGCCTTGACCCTGCCTTTTGCCGCAGTGGGGGTTCTTCAGGGCTGGAATCTCGGAAGTACGACCTGCCGCGCCATCTCCGGCCTCTACTCGGCCTCCTTCCACGCCGGCTTCCTCTTCCTGGCCTGCATCAGCGCGGACCGCTACGTGGCCATCGCGAGGGCGCTTCCAGCTGGGCCCCGGCCCTCCGCGCCAGGCCGTGCGCACTTGGTCACAGTCATCGTGTGGCTGCTGGCGCTTCTCCTGGCGCTGCCCGCGCTCCTCTTCAGCCGGGACGGGCAGCGGGAAGGCCAGCGGCGCTGTCGCCTCATCTTCCCCGAGGGCCTCGCACAGACAGTGAAGGGGGCAAGCGCCGTGGCGCAGGTGGCCCTGGGCTTCGCGCTGCCGCTGGGCGTCATGGCGGCCTGTTACGCGCTCCTGGGCCGCACGCTGCTGGCCGCCAGGGGGCCCGAGCGCCGGCGCGCGCTGCGCGTCGTGGTGGCCCTGGTGGCCGCCTTCGTGGTGCTGCAGCTGCCCTATAGCCTCGCCCTGTTGCTGGACACGGCCGATTTCCTGGCCGCGCGCGAGCGGAGCTGCCCTGCCAGCAAGCGCAAGGATCTGGCGCTGCTGGTCACCGGCGGCTTGGCCTTGGCCCGCTGCGGCCTCAATCCCGTGCTCTACGCCTTTCTGGGCCTGCGCTTCCGCCAGGACCTGCGGAGGTTGCTGCGCGGTGGGGGCTGCGGCCCAGGGCCTCGTGCCCGCAGCCGCtgcccccgccggccccgccttTCTTCCTGCTCTGCCCCCACCGAGACCCACAGCCTCTCTTGGGACCACTAGGGCTGCGAATGCAGGGGCGTGGGGGGCGGGcggagggaggggagtgggagagaggtgggggagccCTAAGAGAAAGGCAGGGACCCCATGGGAAGACGTCGTCTGTGCCTTGCCACATTAAAATTGATAATACGGAAACCAGATGCAACCCATCAAGCGTTACTATTTTCGGAACCCCCGACTTGGAGGTGATTTGTAGCCGGGCAGAGCAGGTGGGTTTCGCCCTCCCCATCACCTCCCTGCTCGCCGAGCCCGgggccgcgggggggggggggtgagaggcCGATGAAGCCGTAGGCACTGACACCGCCTCCAAcggcccccagcctctgccacccaaggcGCGGCGTGGAGGGGCAGCGGTGCCTCTGGAAACTgtgggaagacagggagagagccctGTCCAGTAATGGCTGCCTTAGCGCACACCGAGTTCCCGGCTCTGGGAGCCTTCGGGCCGAGGCCGAGGCCGTGCGTGCGCCCGTGCCAGGTGGGGGCGTGGCGATAGGGGCAGGAGACGCCGGTTTAGAGTGGGCGTTTGGATTAATTACCACTTTACAATCCCTTCTAAAATTCTGGGctgcagagaaaaaaaagtcGTGCTTCAAGTTGAGTCAGAGTTTTTCACCCTCGGAGAAAGAAACCAAGGAGGGAATTGCAATTTGCAAATTTCCAAAGGGTAGcttatgggggtggggatggcGGTGGGGGTGGGCATGCTGCTCTCCGCCGGCCCTGAGGATGCGGTCAGAGGAAATGCCCTGAGCTCTCCGGGGAGGAGAGAGGTTAGACTTCAGAAAGAACTGCCCTCCCGGGATCCCGACGGGGAAGGGAGCTTGTGGTTGCGGTGTCTCCATCCCCAGGACATCTCAGTACAGGCCGCTCTAGTCGGGGGCGAGGGCGCACAGGCGGTGGCGTCAATCCCTGGTCTTTGTTTTACACAATCACAACAGGCAGGACGGGGTTCACATGCGACAGTTCTCGCAGCTTAACATCCGGTGAGCAAAGCTGTGCCCAGCGCTCCAGCCCGGAGTCGAGGGGCGAGAAGGGTGTGGCGTGGCGGGGAGGTCTCCAGGGAGGCGCTGGCCTCAAGTCCCCGCCCTGTCGCGCCCCGCCTGGCCCGAAGCGAGCCGTCCTTCCAGGAGTCCCCGGCGGCACAGACCCAGCGCCGCGGCTCCGAGGGGCCAGGGGAAGACCCGGCGAAGGCGCGGATCTTTAGAGGGTCTTGCGCGCCAGCTGCTGGGAGCTGACCTGGAGCCCTCCGCCCGAGACCTCGGGAACCGCCGCTGAGTCAGCACGGCGCGCGCGCGCCCCGGGTCGCCCTGACCCCGCCCCGCTCGCCCAGCGCCTCGGTTAACCCTTTCTTACTCAGAGCCACAGGATATTCGCCCCACGCCGGCCCGAGAGCAGAGAATTCCCAGGAACTCCGAGCACTCCCTACGTGAGCTCAGGGGGAGCGGTGCGCTCTAGATTCGATTTTATTTCCCGCCTCGCTCTGCGCCTCCCTGGAGTTCCTGCCTCAGCTTTTTCAGCTCTAATAGGAGGTGGCTGGGCCCGAGCGGTGGGGCTCCTTGACCCCAAGGGTAGAGCTGCGTCCCGCGCCAAGTCTGGGCACCTTCCGGGGAGCTGAGGCTCGCCGCCTTCCCAGGGACCCCGCGACGAGGCCGGGGTGCAGAGGGCAGCACCCGGGCCTTCCTCCACGCTCCGCTCTTTCTCCCGAGCTCCTCAAAAGGGTTAATTCGTTGGTGGAGGTGCCTAGAGTTAAAGCTAGAGCAGGAGGGCGGGCTTCCGTGACGTCACTAGCACCCCGCGTCCGACCTcgggggcgggggcgtggccagcctcgcaccgccccctccctcccaattcccccgcccctccccgctgTCACCAAGCCAGGGGCACATGATGCAACCCGCCGCGGTTTTAGCCGTTTGATTGGCGGCCGCGCCCGGCGCCAGGCACAAGGATTGGGCAGAGGATGCTGTGACGAAACCTGGACCCTGCCCTgtaaagaagggaggagagaaagaagagggaatcggcggcggggggggggggtgcgggggggtttgccaggaggagggggctggggaggcggggTCCCGGCGCTGCGCTCGCGCCCCCAGCGCGCCAGTCCCGGGGCTGCAGGGAGCGCAGCGCGCGCGGCCCGGGCCCCGGCCACCGGACGCCCTACCGGACACGACCCTCCCTGGAGCTTGGACAACTGCCCACCTCGGACACTGCACCGGACGCTGCCCCCCACAGGGCTGGACACTACAACGGACACTACTtcccagctccggacattgctctctcctccccccgccccaggctcTGGGTgcctttcccccctccccctacGGGGGCCCAGACATTGAGCCCCCCGCAGGCTCTAGGTAGCGTCCCCTTCCACCCCAGCGACGGACACTGCCTCCTCACCGCCCGCCCCCCCCTCCCGCCTCGTCTCCCCGCTCAGGTCGGAGCCCCGCCAGTTTCTCCGACCCCCTGCTGTTCGGCCGCAGCGGTCCGCGCCCCCATCCCCCGGCTGCCCGCCCGGATGCCTCTCCCCGGGGGGTTGTGGTGGCTCCTCTGCTGCCGTCGGGGCTTTACTCTTCTGCACCGGGACTACGGAGACGGCGAGCTTAGCGGGGACGgggaggaggacgaggacgaAGAGACCTTTGAGCTACGGACCCCGAGTCCAGCGGGCGGCGGGAGGGTAAGTCCCCCGATCTCGATCTCTCACTACAAGCAGCCGTCATGCTGGATCCGGCTCCGGGCTCCAGCCAAACGCCGTGCTCTTGGCAAACTGGGGTCGTGAGGGGAGATTCTTGCCCAGGGGTCAGAGCCCCCGGGAGCGGCTGCAGCAAGCCCGGCTCCGGATGCGCCTGTGGGCCTCGCGCAGCACGCTGGGCGCTGTCCACCTGCTGGGGGCCCGGAGGCAGGGGAGGCGTCACGCGTGGCCCgacctggccctgcctctcccttccccGTCGGGCTCGCGTCCCATCCCGTCTCCTTCCGCCTCCGCCAGCGCCAAGGAATGTGGCGAGGCCGGCTAGGCGGCTCGAACGCCTGGGTCCTCTCCGCTCCCAGTTCATGTGCGCTGGGGCCAGATGCCGGAGCTCCCACCGCAGGGACCTGGGCGAGGGGCGGAAGGCTTCGTAGGACTGGGATCCGTGGCAGGGACTCCACGGAGAGGGAACTGGGGGCAGTGGCTCGTTGAAGACCTTTCATCAGTACCCGGCGGGTCAGGACAGAACTCTCGGCCTTCCCTGGTGAGGCTCCCGGGAAATCTCAGGCCATGGCAGTCTGCCAGCTGCCTGGTCTGATCGGATCTCCgtatggggaaactgaggcacggctGGTGTGAGGGACCTCCATGCCCTGACTCCACTCTCATGCCCCTGCACAGGGTGCCCAGACTCCCTTGTGCTGTGGCCCAAGTCGGGCTCCCATCCTCCACTCAGGGGTCCCCAGCAGGCCTGGTGGCTCTGTGCCCGGGTGGGGCGGGCTGTGCCgctgctggggccagagccagcacCTGGCGAGGCTGAGGGCAGATAAATatagaggggaggaggggggagcaggGGACTGCGATTAGGGCAGTTGGTCTGAGGGTGGTCAGTACCTGCCCCAGTAGGGGCACTCCCGACAGCCCTGCTCAGACTTTGCAGAAATGAACGGGTTGAGCGCCCAGGGAAGGAGCAGGACCCAGGCGTCCCCAGGCTTCCAGCCTGGGCAGGGTCTGCTCTGTCAGTCACACCATGGCCTCCGTCgtgccccacctccacccccctccCTGGAGCTTGGGGACAGGTGTCCctggcccccctcccccctcctggcTCTAGCAGTCTGGGCGCaatgggaggatggcccagttcctgcctGGCTCAGTCGACGGTTGGGTTCGCAGCCTCTTTCAGAGCCCAGTGTGTAGTTCAAGTTGGgtgggagaagaggagaaaatgCCTTGTCTGAGAGTGAGTGCCGTTcctcagcctggcctgccctTCCCTAACCCCCGCGAAGGGGCAGGGTCTCTGCCCAACGCTGAGTCTCGGGTGGCTGTGGGAAGCTGTAAGCTCCTGGCCAAAGCCCTGTACTGAAAAGGCCCCCTCTTCCCAGTGCCCACCACTGACCCTCCCCTGGCCAGCAAGGCAGAGTggataaaagtgtgtgtgtgtgtgtgtgtgtgtgtgtgtgtgacacagcgCAGCCACCTCTCGCTGTTCAAAGCAAGGCCCAGAATCAGGAGGGGACTTGTCCCAGGGGTCCAGTGAGCCTGTGCATGCttcagctggtactagaacccaagTCTCCTGGCTCCCTGCACAGTGCTCTTTCCACCCTACTCTGCCCCATTGCATCTTTAAAGCTTAAGGGAGACGCTGCATGAGCCTTGGCGCCTTAGCCCGAGTCTCTGCGGAGCTCCGAGCTTGTTCTATAGAGACCGGTGGGCGGGGCGAGCCCCGCGGGCCTCCAGCTCGCTCTGCCCTGGTTGCGATCCCCACTCCTTCCTCCATCCCTTGAGCGGCGCAGCCCTGGGGGCAGAAGCCAAGGGCATCACGCAGGGAGGGCTCTGATCCTGAAGACTTCCGCTTGTGTCTCCAGGGTTCCCTGGACGTGACGCTGACTCAGCCAGCCAGGAGCGGGCAGGTCTCCGACAGGTGAGCATCGCCCCTGCATCCCGTAGTCTCGAGATCCCGGCCGTTCTCAAGCCCCCCAACCTCGCTGTCTTCCCTCGCGCGAGGACTGTTGTGCAATAAGGGAGAGGCCCTACGCCGGACGCTGTGGTTTGGCCGGGGTCCCGGGGGGCGGTCCGGCCGGGGgcgcggggagggagggggggtcCCGGCTATTTCTGGTACGAGGTCAGAATGGCCCGGCAGTTCCCACAGTCTGGAGGAGGGGTGTCCCGCTTGGAAACAGGCACCCCTGGCAGTCTGGGGAGCCCGCACTGAGGAGCcccctggaggcagaggggaggcccTGCAGCCTCGCCCAACCCTCGCTCCCCTCTGGcccaggctgcagagctgggaggagacGTGGAGCCTCATCCCGGAGAAGGGGCTGCCGGAAGACGACCCCGATGTCGTTGTGAAAGGTGGGCGCCGCACCCAATGCCCTCTGGAGACCCTCCGCACCACCCCTGCAGGGGACCCTGCCTCCTCGGCTGACCCCCCATTCTCTCCGTCTCGTCCCCCTAGGCTGGCTGTACCGCGAGCCCCGCGGGGGAGGAGCGCGGCCATGGCTGCCCCCGCGCCGGGCTTGGTTCGTGCTCACGCGGGACTCTCTGGACCAGTTCAGCAGCAGCGGGAAGGGGGCGCGGCGCCTCGGGAGCCTGGTGCTTACCAGTCTGTGCTCAGTGACCGGCCCAGAGCGCAGGCCCAAGGAAACTGGTGAGATTTCTCATAGCTCTCCTGCCTTCCCGGCAGGGAGCTCAGCCGGTCCTGACGGCCGCCTCCCGTGGCCTCTCTGTCCCGCAGGTCTGTGGTCAGTGACTGTGTCTGGTCGGAAGCACAGCGTCCGCCTCTGTTCCCCGCGCCAAGCCGAGGCCGAGCGCTGGGGGGCGGCATTGCGGGAAGTGATCGCTTCCAAGGCCCCGCTGGAGACCCCCACGCAGCTACTGCTCAGGGACATACAGGTGAGGTGGAGGTCCTTAGACAGTCAAGGGGGTGATGGACCCGTGGGGcgctccctggcccagcctggtgaTCCTGCCTCTCGCCTCCAGGAGAGCTGTGGAGACCCGGAGGCAGTGGCCCTCATTTACCACCGGAACCCCATCCTGAGGCACACAAGCGGGGCCCTGTATGCCCCACTGCTGCCCCTGCCCTACGGAGGCAGCGCCCCAGGTGAGTGGTCCCCTGGTTGGGATGAAGTGAAGCAGAGGTAAGAACCTGAGTGCTTCCACAGGCAGGGGtctccccagctccttgcttttcAAGGGGTGAAGGTGAAATGGAGTTGGCcagggtggagggcagggacGCCCACACAGGAAAGGGGGGGGTGGGCTTTTCTGGCCACCTTCTTTGTGGGCCTCATTCAGAGTTTTTATACCTTCTCTTCtgcttaaaaaatttatattgatttgaaggaaggagagagagagagagagaaagctcccctctgctggttcactccccaaatgtctgcatgtCTGGGGTTTGACCAGGTCCaagctgaaagccaggaacctaggAATGCCACCTCCCTTGTGACTGGCAGgttcccaagtccttgagccatcccccccccccccccgttgtctctcagggtctgcattagcaggaagctggactcaggagctggagctgggtccagAACCCAGGCCCTGGGGTGTAGGGGTCCTGGTCGGCAGCTGAACTGCTAGAGCACCCTTTCCAGTTTTCATTCCCCTGGGAAGACCGTGTTATGTTACCTTTTCACGCGGTGGAAGAGCCGCTGCTCTGGGAGAAGAATGTGTTGGTCTCATCCGGCTGGACTTCTTCCCTAAAGGGTGTAGTCATGGGCCCAGGCCCTAAAGCTAGAGGGTTGAGATGAGCTGCAGAGAGTCTTGGTTTTCTCACGCCAGTCCAGCCTGTCTTCTGGCCCCTGGTGATGACCATCAGTAGCCGGTTACTGAAGCTGGAGTTTGAGCCTGGGCCCTTTAGCCTGTCTATCTACCTTCCTAACTCCAAGTTCAGGCTtctcaggagagggagaggggactcctgggaggcaggtgttgAAACTTTGGGACTATTGCTTTCCCTTCACTCTTCCTGTCCTTGTACCCCCTCCCCCTCGCCACCTCCCCCTTCCTTCGTATTCCCCTGGTGTATGCCTTCCTCCCAGGGCGCAGCTCTGTGTCCCCTCTCCAAAccgtccctccacccccaccctcccacagGTCCTGGCTACGCACCCTTGCGCGAGGAGGCAGTCCGGCTgttcctggcactgcaggcactggaaGGGGCGCGGCGCCCCGGGCCCCTGATGCAGGGTGTGCTCCAGACCTGCCGGGACCTGCCTGCACTCCGCGACGAACTCTTCCTACAGCTGGCTAAGCAGACCTCAGGCCCCACGGGGCCCCCGGGACTGCCAGCCACCCAAGACCCTGCAGCCCTGCGGTACTGGCAGCTCCTCACCTGCATGAGCTGCACCTTCCGGCCTGGGGGAGCTGTACGGGGGCACCTCCTGGGACATCTGGAGAGGTGAGGGGGCGGGCAAAGTCAAAGCAAGggagctgcagagctgggaggggcttGTGGAGGGTTTTATGGATGCTGACTCCAGATCCAGAGGAGTGACTGTCCTTGcgcagggccagggctgctgctaaTATGTACAATGCCCTGGTGGGAATTCAAGATCATACCCCACTTGGGAGAGGATGCATTACAGTAAGACGCCCCCTTTGGGCAGAGAAATTATAAAGAGGCTGCTTTTCCTTGGGCTGATGCAGGCCAGCACCAGAGCCCTTCGCAGCAGCAACATAGGGCAGGATTTCAGATTTCAGCAAGGTCACCGAGACTTTCCGGAGCCCGCGGGAGGGCGCTACCTGTGGAAGGACTTACAGAGTAACTCAGATTTAGAAGAGCCGGGCACTACCTTCAAGAAACTTGagttggaggggtggggagagccaGCAAGAGACGAAGTAAACTGTAATGCAAGAAAGGCGGCATTCGGAGCACCGACCTCGGggttcctcctctcccaggacGGAGCAGGCGCTCCCGGACTCGGAACTGGCGGAGTACGCGCGCTTCATCCGGAAAGCCTTGAGTCGGACTCGCGGCCGAGAGCTGGTGCCGTCACTGGCGGAGATCTCGGCGCTGAGTCGTCGGCAGGAGCTGCTGTGCACCGTGCATTGCCCGGGGGCTGGTGCCTGCCCGGTGGCCATCGACTCGCACACCACAGCGGGCGAGGTGAGGTCAGGGAGAGACCCTCGCACCCCTAGCCCCTTCTTCCAACTCCTCGTGCCCAATTCCTGGCTCGCAATTTGCGCCAGGTCTGATTAATTGTTTTGGTAAGGGAGGGGATCAGAGCCCTCGcgggccagcccctcccaggatcCTGGCATTCCCCGGGGCCTGGGGGGCCTGACttccccctccaccaccaccatcaccaccccgCTTCCTTTCTAGGTGGCTCGGGAGCTGGTGGGGCGACTGGGCTTGGCCCGGAGCCGCAACGCATTTGCACTGTACGAGCAGCGAGGTGCCCAGGAGCGAGCCCTGGCTGGAGGGACCCTCGTGGCCGACGTGCTCACCAGGTTTGAGAAGTAaatgtccagccccagccccgttGTCTATTAGCCCCTCTACTTCTCAGCCACGGACACTCCCTAAGCGGACGTTCGTGGAGCCTTTGCCACTTGCGCTGCACACGGAGGTGCGTCGGACCTCCCGGGCACCTGTACCCCGCCCCGCCCCTAGCAtaaggccccgcccccagcatgtggccccgccccctccgagGAGTGGCCTTGGGGGCGCGGGGAGGGGGAAATGGTTCTGCTGCTCCAGCGCCCCTCGCCTTTTCCCCTCCTGCAGTTTGGCGGCGGAAGACGCCGGACTGGAAGACGCGCCGGACTCTGGGTGTAGACTGTGTCTGCGTCTTCATGGCCCGCTGCACCCCGAGGGGCTGTCCCCGGACGGCCACGAACTGCCTTTCCTCTTCGAGCAGGTGCGAATctccgccgccccgccccctcccaagTCCGAACCACCTCTTTTCTGGTCCTGGAACCCAGACCCCCTCCCCAAGGTGCCACTGCCGGTGGGGTTTTCCCGACAGTGCAGCCGCCGCCCGTGCCCTAACGCCGGTGCCTCCCCGCAGGCTCACGCTCTGCTGCTGCGGGGCCGGCCACCCCCGCCCGACGACACCCTGCGCGCCCTGGCGGCGCTGCGCCTGCAGAGCCTGCACCGGGACTTCTCCCCGCGGGCGCCCCTGCCACGCCTGGACCGCCTGCTGCCGCCCCCCACCGCGCCGCCCCGCGCAGACCCACCCCGCCCGCTCCCCAGGCCGCCGCCCTCCGCCGCCCTGCTGGCCGGGGCACTGTGGAGCCCGAGCCTGGCCAAGAGGCGAGCGGAGCGGGCCCGGCGCGGCGGGGCGGGCCGTCCGGCGAGAAGCTTGACCCGCGAGGGAGGAGGCGGCACCGGCACGGCGGCGGCCGTGCTGGGCGGCTGGAAGCGGCTACGGGGCATGGGCCGAGCTGAGGCCATGGCTACCTACCTGGCTCTGGCGGCGCAGTGTCCGGGGTTCGGCGCTGCTCGGTATGACGTTCTGGAGCTGAGCACGgtgagggggagaagggagaaggggactCTGGCGGCCCAAGCCCCACACCTTTGCCCCAGAGCCACAGGCCCACCTCTGCTGTGGGCTACTTCATTCCCTGGGTCCAGAACAGCTGCCCATCTCAAACCCCAGGAGTCACCAGCCCCTTGGCCTGCAGCTCCCTGGAGCTGTAGCCCCTCCATGCCTGGCCTGTGAATCCTAGAGGGGTCGGGAAGGTCCCTGCTCAGCCATCTCCCAGAACCACAGACAGTGCTGCAGGGGGCCCTGGTTCCACCCTgactctgtctgtccatctgcagGAGCCTGGTGGGGGTGCTCCACAGAAGCTATGCCTGGGCCTGGGAGCCAAGGCCATGTCCCTCTCCCGGCC encodes:
- the PLEKHH3 gene encoding pleckstrin homology domain-containing family H member 3 isoform X3, with the protein product MPLPGGLWWLLCCRRGFTLLHRDYGDGELSGDGEEDEDEETFELRTPSPAGGGRGSLDVTLTQPARSGQVSDRLQSWEETWSLIPEKGLPEDDPDVVVKGWLYREPRGGGARPWLPPRRAWFVLTRDSLDQFSSSGKGARRLGSLVLTSLCSVTGPERRPKETGLWSVTVSGRKHSVRLCSPRQAEAERWGAALREVIASKAPLETPTQLLLRDIQESCGDPEAVALIYHRNPILRHTSGALYAPLLPLPYGGSAPGPGYAPLREEAVRLFLALQALEGARRPGPLMQGVLQTCRDLPALRDELFLQLAKQTSGPTGPPGLPATQDPAALRYWQLLTCMSCTFRPGGAVRGHLLGHLERTEQALPDSELAEYARFIRKALSRTRGRELVPSLAEISALSRRQELLCTVHCPGAGACPVAIDSHTTAGEVARELVGRLGLARSRNAFALYEQRGAQERALAGGTLVADVLTSLAAEDAGLEDAPDSGCRLCLRLHGPLHPEGLSPDGHELPFLFEQAHALLLRGRPPPPDDTLRALAALRLQSLHRDFSPRAPLPRLDRLLPPPTAPPRADPPRPLPRPPPSAALLAGALWSPSLAKRRAERARRGGAGRPARSLTREGGGGTGTAAAVLGGWKRLRGMGRAEAMATYLALAAQCPGFGAARYDVLELSTEPGGGAPQKLCLGLGAKAMSLSRPGETEPIHSVSYGHVAACQLMGPHTLAMRVGESQLLLQSPQVEEIMQLVNAYLASPSPERPCSPSPPCQDLPDTAPPSQHSGLDEPQGQD
- the PLEKHH3 gene encoding pleckstrin homology domain-containing family H member 3 isoform X2, whose protein sequence is MPELPPQGPGRGAEGFVGLGSVAGTPRRGNWGQWLVEDLSSVPGGSGQNSRPSLGSLDVTLTQPARSGQVSDRLQSWEETWSLIPEKGLPEDDPDVVVKGWLYREPRGGGARPWLPPRRAWFVLTRDSLDQFSSSGKGARRLGSLVLTSLCSVTGPERRPKETGLWSVTVSGRKHSVRLCSPRQAEAERWGAALREVIASKAPLETPTQLLLRDIQESCGDPEAVALIYHRNPILRHTSGALYAPLLPLPYGGSAPGPGYAPLREEAVRLFLALQALEGARRPGPLMQGVLQTCRDLPALRDELFLQLAKQTSGPTGPPGLPATQDPAALRYWQLLTCMSCTFRPGGAVRGHLLGHLERTEQALPDSELAEYARFIRKALSRTRGRELVPSLAEISALSRRQELLCTVHCPGAGACPVAIDSHTTAGEVARELVGRLGLARSRNAFALYEQRGAQERALAGGTLVADVLTRFENLAAEDAGLEDAPDSGCRLCLRLHGPLHPEGLSPDGHELPFLFEQAHALLLRGRPPPPDDTLRALAALRLQSLHRDFSPRAPLPRLDRLLPPPTAPPRADPPRPLPRPPPSAALLAGALWSPSLAKRRAERARRGGAGRPARSLTREGGGGTGTAAAVLGGWKRLRGMGRAEAMATYLALAAQCPGFGAARYDVLELSTEPGGGAPQKLCLGLGAKAMSLSRPGETEPIHSVSYGHVAACQLMGPHTLAMRVGESQLLLQSPQVEEIMQLVNAYLASPSPERPCSPSPPCQDLPDTAPPSQHSGLDEPQGQD